The nucleotide sequence CGGTGACGGCGCCGATCGACCCGGCGCGGGTGGGGGCCGATGACTACCTGCAGATCCCGGGCGACGTGCAGCGAGTCGGACACTACGTCGGAGGTGGTGGGCTGGACGGGACCGTCGGCGACCTGCTGCTCACCGGGCACGTGAACTACGCCGGTCAGGGCACCGGCGCTTTCGGACGGATCGGCCGGCTGCACGTGGGCGATGCGGTCATCACCCGCGGCAGCGGCCGCACCCAGGCCTGGCGGGTCACCGGCCTGACCAGCTACCTCAAGTCCGACGGGCTGCCGGCCTCGATCTTCCGGCCCGGCGGCCCGCGGGTGCTGACCCTGGTCACCTGCGGCGGAACGCTGGACACGAAGGCACACAGCTACCTGTCCAACATCGTCGTCACCGCCAAGCCGGCCCCGGTCATCGCGCGCTGAGCGCCGCCGTCGCCCACCCGCCGTCACCCACCCGCCGCCGGCCGCCGTCACCCACGTGCCGCCGGCCGCTGTCACCCACCCGCCGGCGGCGCTCAGGACGCCGGGCGCGTGCTCCAGGGCCGGACGACGCCGAGCAGGGTGTCCTGTCCAGTGGCCAGAACCTCAACTGCCGCCGCGGAAATCTCCTCCGGCGTGTGCCACCGTCCCTCACTCGTCCAGCCGAGCAGCAGGGACCGCCAAGGCGCGGCCTGGCGTGCGGGAAGCTCGGACAGGCAGAAGGCGGCCGGGTCGGCCCCTGGGGCGGGTTGGGCGTATTCGCTCACCAGCAGGTCGACGACCGGGCCGTCGGTGAGCAGCCGCAGCACGGCCAGCGTTTCGTCGTCGGCCACCGGGGCGTAGACCACGGCTGCGGAGAAGGACGCGACGATGGCGGTGAGGGTTCGTAACAAGCCCTGGGTGTCGAGGTAATCGGCGGCCGCGGGAATCAGCCGCGGACCGAGCACGGCGGCGAGTTCGGCAAGCTCGGGCGCCGACCGGGCCACCCCGACCACCGTGCGTCCGTCCTCGACCAGCCGCACCACCGCGGGTCGAAGAATGCCGGTCGCGCCGAGGACGAGAACGGGCGCCGGCATCGGCTCAGAAGGCCTGACGGGGAACCGCGTCGCCGCTGCCGCCGACGAGGAAGT is from Jatrophihabitans telluris and encodes:
- a CDS encoding class F sortase, producing the protein MTERRRAILLASAALAAFAVLSYLCFPWHRSATAEVVPLPKTVTSSARHLAPVVVPARFPRDTVSLPGQSVTAPIDPARVGADDYLQIPGDVQRVGHYVGGGGLDGTVGDLLLTGHVNYAGQGTGAFGRIGRLHVGDAVITRGSGRTQAWRVTGLTSYLKSDGLPASIFRPGGPRVLTLVTCGGTLDTKAHSYLSNIVVTAKPAPVIAR